In a genomic window of Nostoc sp. UHCC 0870:
- a CDS encoding LysR family transcriptional regulator, protein MPANIYPHKLSMKISQLRAVVAVAERGNFSEAALELQLTQPAVSHAIATLEEELGVPLFARGRYGAVLTSAGERILHHARQAMQHLEMMQQEANLHKGLHGGHVRVASFRSQD, encoded by the coding sequence ATGCCTGCCAATATTTATCCTCATAAATTATCCATGAAAATTTCCCAACTTCGCGCCGTAGTTGCAGTAGCGGAGCGCGGCAATTTCAGTGAAGCAGCTTTAGAATTACAACTTACTCAACCAGCAGTTAGTCATGCGATCGCTACTTTAGAAGAAGAACTAGGTGTACCTTTATTTGCTAGAGGTCGTTACGGTGCAGTTTTGACCTCGGCGGGAGAGCGAATTTTACATCATGCTCGTCAAGCAATGCAGCATCTAGAGATGATGCAGCAAGAAGCCAACCTGCACAAAGGTTTACATGGTGGTCATGTGCGGGTAGCATCTTTTCGGAGTCAGGATTAA
- a CDS encoding pyridoxamine 5'-phosphate oxidase family protein: MSKVFDCITAQLQDFIAAQQIFFVASAPLSPDGHVNLSPKGLDGFRLISPHQVAYLDLTGSGNETSAHIEENGRITLMFCAFAEPACILRLYGRGRTILPSSPDWHLLYSLFPPIPGTRQIIVVDVERVQTSCGFGVPLYEYKGQRQTLVNWADKKGEEGVKEYQQQKNIVSIDGLATPLSKLPYVHKKT, encoded by the coding sequence ATGTCTAAAGTTTTTGACTGTATTACAGCACAACTGCAAGACTTTATTGCAGCCCAACAAATATTTTTTGTTGCTTCTGCACCCTTGAGTCCTGATGGTCATGTAAATCTCTCACCTAAAGGATTAGATGGTTTTCGCCTGATTTCTCCCCATCAGGTAGCTTATCTAGATTTAACAGGTAGTGGTAACGAAACTTCAGCCCATATCGAAGAAAACGGGCGGATTACTTTAATGTTTTGCGCCTTTGCAGAACCTGCTTGTATATTACGTCTCTATGGACGGGGCAGAACAATTTTACCAAGTTCCCCTGATTGGCATTTATTATACTCATTGTTTCCCCCAATTCCTGGAACTCGTCAGATTATCGTTGTTGATGTGGAACGTGTGCAGACATCTTGTGGGTTTGGTGTACCACTTTATGAATATAAAGGTCAACGCCAAACTCTAGTCAATTGGGCGGATAAAAAAGGAGAAGAGGGAGTCAAAGAGTATCAACAACAGAAAAATATTGTCAGTATTGACGGGTTGGCTACTCCCCTGAGTAAATTACCCTACGTACACAAGAAAACATGA
- a CDS encoding glutathione S-transferase family protein — protein sequence MTSITKTQKKGKSLPPKLIIGMGKFVWTTLWQIMMSKLAPRNQSGEYIRPSSEFRNFIKTGEDSPYPPATGRYTLYVGMGCPWAHRTLVVRALKGLETVISISVVSPSAKTGGWVFDTPEENCSTLAELYALAKPGYSGRSTVPVLWDKQTKTIVNNESADIIVMLNSEFNEFALNPTLNLYPEELKQQIDSWNEKIYTYVNNGVYRCGFAQTQEAYNKACDQLFTTLDEIEAALAHSKYLCKDDVTLADVRLFTTLFRFDIVYYGLFKCNCRRIKDYEHLSVYLRNLYQLKGVADTCDLDSIKRDYYGNLFPLNPSGIIPSGPDMSYLN from the coding sequence ATGACTAGTATCACCAAAACTCAGAAAAAGGGCAAGTCTTTACCTCCAAAGCTTATCATTGGCATGGGTAAATTTGTGTGGACAACCCTTTGGCAGATAATGATGTCAAAACTTGCTCCCCGGAATCAATCAGGAGAATATATTCGCCCTAGTAGCGAATTTAGAAATTTTATCAAAACCGGGGAAGATAGCCCCTATCCACCAGCAACCGGACGTTATACCCTTTATGTAGGTATGGGTTGTCCTTGGGCGCACCGCACCTTAGTAGTTCGGGCGTTGAAAGGATTAGAAACTGTGATATCAATATCGGTGGTTTCTCCTTCTGCGAAAACGGGCGGCTGGGTATTCGACACTCCCGAAGAAAATTGCTCTACTCTAGCGGAGTTATATGCTCTTGCGAAACCTGGTTACAGTGGACGCTCTACAGTGCCGGTATTATGGGACAAACAAACAAAGACTATTGTGAATAATGAGAGTGCAGATATTATTGTGATGCTGAACTCGGAATTTAATGAGTTTGCTTTAAATCCCACACTGAATCTCTACCCAGAGGAGTTAAAACAGCAGATTGACTCTTGGAATGAGAAGATTTACACCTATGTCAACAATGGCGTATATCGTTGTGGTTTTGCTCAGACACAAGAGGCTTACAACAAAGCTTGTGATCAGCTATTCACAACTCTAGATGAGATTGAGGCTGCATTGGCTCATAGTAAATATCTCTGCAAAGATGATGTCACTTTAGCAGATGTGCGGCTGTTCACTACGTTGTTCCGGTTTGATATTGTCTATTATGGTTTGTTTAAGTGTAACTGCCGTAGAATCAAGGATTATGAGCATTTGAGTGTCTATTTACGTAACTTATATCAGCTAAAAGGTGTTGCTGATACTTGTGATTTAGACAGTATAAAGCGAGATTACTACGGCAATCTTTTTCCCCTCAATCCCAGTGGAATTATTCCCTCTGGGCCTGATATGTCTTATTTGAATTAG
- a CDS encoding WYL domain-containing protein — protein sequence MSRKGQSITLSVTERDKAELEAIAREFGMMWGDDPNISKLIKAIAQRQLIIGKNNDWQESRIRALHRCIGALTDIGQVEQAQIIAELLLERGELSTPLRNEIQAFLGNTPPAWRVQIDRYILREQPFQLSYQDAAERVFNFTVRYAKITPHEKREYLDCWCEETAGNLDIPELTHNWCFRLDRILDAAVTQIDGEWRSHLDQIEVEMHLLNNLAFAYQAKPQDIFNEWLPDKQRVRRVVRRVPNTFWFIREIMQYTPDCVIVSPDNVRSLIKEKLLSCCQNYD from the coding sequence ATGAGTCGTAAAGGTCAGTCTATAACCCTGTCGGTAACAGAACGAGATAAAGCCGAACTAGAAGCGATCGCGCGTGAGTTCGGTATGATGTGGGGAGATGATCCCAATATCTCCAAACTCATCAAAGCGATCGCACAACGTCAGTTAATCATTGGTAAAAATAATGATTGGCAAGAATCGCGCATCCGCGCCTTACATCGGTGTATTGGTGCTTTAACCGATATTGGACAAGTTGAACAAGCACAAATTATTGCTGAATTATTACTAGAACGCGGCGAATTATCAACCCCACTGCGGAACGAAATTCAAGCCTTCCTAGGGAACACGCCCCCAGCTTGGCGGGTACAAATAGACCGCTATATTCTCCGTGAACAACCCTTTCAACTTTCCTATCAAGATGCAGCCGAACGAGTATTTAATTTTACAGTGCGTTATGCCAAAATTACCCCCCACGAAAAGCGAGAGTATCTTGATTGCTGGTGTGAGGAGACAGCAGGAAACTTGGATATCCCAGAACTTACCCATAATTGGTGTTTTCGTTTAGACCGCATACTAGATGCTGCCGTTACGCAAATTGACGGTGAATGGCGATCGCACTTAGACCAAATCGAAGTGGAAATGCACTTATTAAATAACTTAGCTTTTGCTTATCAAGCCAAACCCCAAGATATTTTCAATGAGTGGCTACCAGACAAACAACGAGTGCGGCGAGTTGTGAGGCGTGTACCTAATACATTTTGGTTTATTCGGGAAATCATGCAATATACCCCCGATTGTGTGATTGTATCGCCAGACAATGTGCGATCGCTGATCAAAGAAAAGCTTTTAAGTTGTTGTCAAAATTATGACTGA
- the cas3 gene encoding type I-D CRISPR-associated helicase Cas3': MSENYKITLKPVYSQTVPTPDGVQIPKDWSLSWHQVATLEALRNPNIDVVFNTAMTGDGKSLAGYLDILQRHSPVLGLYPTNELARDQEKQIRGYIDKFQPEHKPRVNRLSGQELEIYAEEENLKKGVALETRAGQSEILLTNPDIFHYLHYGAYLLYKDNPDKLWNRIDKHFNVILFDEFHVFQAPQIASVINTMLLIRHTNRSKKFLFLSATPNPQLIERLKLVGFRCHEINPLEEDKYQFTDNLTKSEHLKTQSWRKVVGKISLQFICLESKPKASETWLKDNAALILDHLQKYPGSKGAIILSSIAAVKRLKDFFTPFLQPYNFTVEENTGLSGKKSKEESLNADLVLGTSTIDVGVDFTINFLFFESADAGNFIQRLGRLGRHDAYERNGQQINFTNFTAYALVPEFLVKRLFEKDEKDEAPPLKSGEVYERPFFHDQIRDKYRKINDFTGYYFKWGVVQSMRLVRQLGHPNIRQQYAAGSQEALKKDCEIVFSTDKRQANLKAAFVRSKEWEEKWHKLSGTDKGNPILEEAVSFRGKSPLLCGIYDNTEQNEADKFKTYDLPGILSNLEIEPMKGTEFERLRQVTAERADTTIPKGRFKNCLGFMKLLRYREERLDWKFTYPGDLKPFADTWDVQVLLGIQVWQPANYWISEINKQLKKQALVSYLLPFPLERVRQQGRLPMHFQIYPISDQYSVLDNTPPYCIAFGQSALLLDTLTHWFKSKGDEIWITPC; the protein is encoded by the coding sequence ATGTCCGAAAATTACAAAATCACTCTCAAACCCGTTTATTCCCAAACAGTCCCCACACCTGATGGGGTGCAAATACCTAAAGATTGGTCACTATCTTGGCATCAAGTCGCTACCTTAGAAGCACTACGCAATCCCAATATTGACGTAGTATTCAACACTGCTATGACAGGCGACGGTAAAAGTCTCGCCGGATACCTGGATATTTTGCAAAGACACTCTCCGGTTTTAGGGCTATATCCCACAAACGAACTCGCCAGAGATCAAGAAAAACAAATTAGAGGATATATTGATAAATTTCAGCCTGAACATAAACCGCGTGTTAATCGTTTAAGTGGACAAGAATTAGAAATTTATGCTGAAGAAGAAAACTTAAAAAAAGGAGTAGCTTTAGAAACTCGCGCTGGGCAATCTGAAATTTTGCTGACCAATCCTGATATTTTTCACTATCTACACTATGGGGCATATTTACTTTATAAAGATAATCCAGATAAACTCTGGAACAGAATAGATAAGCATTTCAATGTCATTCTTTTTGATGAATTCCACGTATTCCAAGCACCACAAATCGCCAGTGTAATCAACACAATGCTATTGATTCGTCACACCAACAGAAGTAAAAAGTTTTTATTTCTTTCTGCTACACCAAATCCGCAATTAATTGAGAGACTTAAATTAGTAGGTTTTCGCTGCCATGAAATCAACCCACTTGAAGAGGATAAATATCAATTTACTGATAATCTTACTAAATCTGAGCATCTAAAAACCCAATCTTGGCGAAAAGTTGTAGGGAAAATATCATTGCAGTTTATCTGTTTAGAATCTAAGCCTAAAGCTTCTGAAACTTGGTTAAAAGATAATGCAGCATTGATTTTAGATCATTTACAAAAGTATCCAGGTAGCAAAGGTGCAATTATTCTTAGTTCTATTGCTGCTGTGAAACGATTAAAGGATTTTTTTACACCTTTTCTCCAGCCGTATAATTTCACAGTTGAAGAAAATACTGGTTTATCTGGAAAAAAAAGTAAAGAAGAATCGTTAAATGCTGATTTAGTTTTGGGAACTAGCACTATTGATGTGGGTGTTGATTTCACAATCAATTTCTTGTTTTTTGAATCAGCCGATGCAGGTAATTTTATCCAGCGTTTAGGGAGACTAGGAAGACATGATGCTTATGAACGTAACGGACAGCAGATTAATTTTACTAACTTTACTGCTTATGCACTTGTCCCTGAATTTTTGGTGAAAAGGCTTTTTGAAAAAGATGAGAAGGATGAAGCACCACCATTGAAGTCAGGCGAAGTTTATGAACGTCCATTTTTTCATGATCAAATTAGGGATAAATACCGCAAAATTAATGATTTTACAGGCTATTACTTTAAATGGGGTGTTGTTCAATCTATGCGACTGGTTCGACAGTTGGGACATCCTAATATTAGACAGCAATATGCAGCAGGTAGTCAGGAAGCACTAAAGAAAGATTGTGAGATAGTTTTCAGCACTGATAAAAGACAAGCCAATCTTAAAGCAGCTTTTGTCCGTAGCAAAGAATGGGAAGAAAAATGGCACAAACTTTCAGGAACAGATAAGGGAAATCCGATTTTAGAGGAGGCTGTGAGTTTTCGGGGTAAGAGTCCTTTACTGTGTGGAATTTACGATAATACCGAGCAAAATGAGGCTGATAAGTTCAAAACCTACGATTTACCAGGAATTCTCAGCAACTTGGAAATTGAACCGATGAAGGGGACAGAATTTGAACGGTTGCGACAAGTAACAGCAGAACGCGCAGATACAACTATTCCCAAAGGCAGATTTAAAAACTGTCTAGGATTTATGAAATTACTTCGTTATCGAGAAGAAAGACTAGATTGGAAATTTACTTATCCTGGAGACTTGAAACCCTTTGCTGATACTTGGGATGTCCAGGTGTTGTTGGGTATTCAGGTTTGGCAACCTGCAAACTATTGGATTAGTGAAATTAACAAGCAATTGAAGAAACAGGCATTAGTTAGTTATCTGCTGCCTTTTCCCTTAGAGAGAGTACGTCAGCAAGGACGATTGCCAATGCACTTTCAGATTTACCCAATTAGTGACCAATATAGTGTTCTAGACAATACACCACCATACTGTATTGCCTTTGGGCAGTCTGCACTATTGCTAGACACCTTGACACATTGGTTTAAGAGTAAAGGGGATGAGATATGGATAACGCCGTGTTGA
- a CDS encoding PDDEXK nuclease domain-containing protein yields the protein MSNSISDDYRNLLMEVQQRIRSAQYEALKAVNREMINLYWDIGQMIVIKQQDASWGKSVVEQLAKDLQAEFPGISGFSARNIWNMRNFYVTYRQNEKLQPLVAEIGWTHNLVILEKCKDDLEREFYIRMTRKFGWTKNVLIHQIENQTYEKTLLNQTNFDQSISAEISNQLKLAVKDEYTFDFLELADEHSERQLEESILGKVQPFLQEMGGIFAFIGSQYRLEVDDEEYFIDILLYHRRLKCLVAIELKIGKFLPEYVGKMQFYLAVLDNTVKLPEENPSIGIILCKSKQRTIVEYALKESNKPIGVATYQIVSKVPQELKNQLPDPEQVAKLLEGFE from the coding sequence ATGAGTAATTCTATTTCTGACGATTACAGAAATCTACTTATGGAAGTACAACAACGGATTCGTTCAGCCCAGTACGAAGCATTAAAGGCAGTTAATCGGGAAATGATTAACCTGTATTGGGATATTGGGCAGATGATTGTTATCAAACAACAGGATGCTAGTTGGGGTAAATCAGTAGTAGAACAGCTAGCAAAAGATTTACAAGCAGAATTTCCTGGTATTAGCGGTTTTTCTGCTCGAAATATTTGGAATATGCGGAATTTTTACGTCACATATCGCCAAAATGAAAAACTGCAACCATTGGTTGCAGAAATTGGATGGACTCACAATTTGGTCATTTTAGAAAAGTGCAAAGATGACTTAGAACGAGAATTTTACATTAGAATGACTCGGAAGTTTGGTTGGACAAAAAACGTTTTAATTCACCAAATTGAAAATCAAACTTATGAAAAAACTCTGCTTAATCAAACTAATTTTGATCAAAGTATTTCAGCAGAGATAAGTAACCAATTAAAGCTAGCAGTTAAAGATGAATATACTTTTGATTTTTTGGAACTAGCAGATGAACACAGCGAACGACAGCTAGAAGAGTCAATTTTAGGAAAAGTTCAACCATTTTTACAAGAAATGGGTGGAATATTTGCCTTTATTGGTAGCCAATATCGTTTAGAAGTTGATGATGAAGAATATTTTATAGATATCCTATTATATCATCGCCGTTTAAAATGTTTGGTTGCAATAGAATTAAAAATTGGTAAATTTTTACCTGAATATGTTGGCAAAATGCAGTTTTATTTAGCTGTTCTAGACAACACGGTAAAGCTACCAGAAGAAAATCCTTCTATTGGCATTATTCTTTGTAAATCCAAACAGAGAACTATTGTTGAATATGCACTAAAGGAATCTAATAAACCAATTGGTGTTGCAACTTACCAAATAGTTTCTAAAGTACCACAAGAATTAAAAAATCAACTTCCAGATCCAGAACAAGTTGCTAAACTCCTAGAAGGATTTGAATAA
- the hepT gene encoding type VII toxin-antitoxin system HepT family RNase toxin, protein MNIDKLTLAKIKLIRKYYQTLENFSSISLDDFLDDYYQQLLAERLLHLINQAAVDVNHHILSKLNPGNHNNNFESFTELTKYKVITPELAKQLAPSERLIKHLVYEYDEIDPSQVFREVNFALQQYPLYLRQINTYLISLNQEHG, encoded by the coding sequence ATGAATATAGATAAACTCACTTTAGCCAAAATAAAATTAATCAGAAAATATTACCAGACTTTAGAAAATTTTAGTTCTATTAGCCTTGATGATTTCTTGGATGATTATTATCAACAACTTCTTGCAGAAAGACTCTTGCATCTAATAAATCAAGCCGCAGTAGATGTCAATCACCATATCTTATCAAAACTAAATCCTGGAAATCATAATAATAACTTTGAATCTTTCACAGAGCTTACTAAATATAAAGTAATCACACCAGAATTAGCAAAGCAGTTAGCACCATCAGAAAGACTAATAAAACATCTAGTTTATGAATATGATGAGATAGATCCAAGTCAAGTTTTCAGAGAAGTTAATTTTGCTTTACAGCAATATCCACTTTACCTTAGACAAATCAACACTTATTTAATTTCCTTGAATCAAGAACATGGCTAA
- the cas10d gene encoding type I-D CRISPR-associated protein Cas10d/Csc3, whose product MAKKTKKSDEYQQLSLLEAETENDSTSELLDDDWMSGDDSDFQETSNLKVETQSAELLTLKLLQDAIKSENDDDLIMQEFSDYVLPNLLRVAVGVTAKGGKFFDYFDEKREREIDDFHKNNLGKSHKIKEPKKLNRRNAGDQSLNTHLLNGLLPANLIERCLNKLDTTAKRVIREQERRLLIAGFILHDFEKFDYRLFPEMPDNYKAISQDKEQDIRKLSVDAHRKIIDIIVCELGLDKFVSPDEATAWQEYRDDLLFIAYNAQRRNDTNLNVSEYGLQPIIDDYILICLADLTCLADLLSSVIKHPQDAEHQGLNGILHSLSDGQLKFTYHSIAENRGVLTNVVNNALIQAHTSLNTDEHTYYEPLLYLPTGVIYLAERHAPPISPQDLPNRVVDNIKSLCAGQLRLRQTGFGRDGKGMKYAEYYNLFFDSPGLMQVALDATLRILNPNKVSVAKSRSDNLIKFQKQGVLPADYDFKFDDDIRIDQIAEFGDLVSRKIWDETVNRIADIRKKNKNLSEVPTLELTHKVAEFWNLTGYLPQIREIQHINESLKENKLKGNTGGVPYEWYYLAAKYLENHPGIESVRETCQQVIQYLTGLISPIIAQYELPDGWDDLRLWVSRVVMLPNTNRETSDKTQVDTFLAELNNYNAAKKPGRGKQLICSISHSAYTVTEQMESAVLFTPQVYTNKQMLGGSNAKRNISSIAGVEMMLRQILMNQTQAVGKRFEDGKYRYLYFYPTYYFTPETNKFLQKAYNGIAQTRFDTSIRNHFISKDLQANLERENYQSVDAFLIDENLERDKDRTFKLSYPEDQPLTFYFMALPPGRDSSDTESWIMPSWLAFAFPMILDVKTVVSESPIPPFNDGAEFEESVFLDSAPHAFRALVRRDRFRLDYILEGWDENGIQYPAPLNVLTAAYAIHLDVNARQGKSGYDANWGRFTELAKDFETSPLYVFYYLNRWVRNQGVETARIEKIRLYAYHFYPCFDPYVQYDMNTKTLIVKEESSLNHPKNLTELYRRFYRANKRYNPKSNAVLKPIDIAAETILKAESSVFQGETLVVGVAAEVFKLMDRVHASTAEGRWVMSKREEERQAVLDFAKYFVIEVFEKAFAGDRARLAGRQLNLIRDTCEFLYRLEDDKENAGKDNKPTESDDA is encoded by the coding sequence ATGGCTAAAAAAACCAAGAAATCAGATGAATATCAACAACTATCACTCTTAGAAGCAGAAACAGAAAATGATTCAACTTCCGAACTATTAGATGATGATTGGATGTCTGGAGATGATTCTGACTTTCAAGAAACATCTAATCTAAAAGTTGAAACACAATCAGCAGAACTCTTAACCCTAAAATTACTGCAAGATGCAATTAAATCAGAAAACGATGATGATTTAATTATGCAGGAATTTAGTGATTACGTTTTACCCAATCTTTTACGGGTAGCAGTTGGAGTTACAGCCAAAGGTGGCAAATTTTTTGATTATTTCGATGAAAAGAGAGAAAGGGAGATAGATGATTTCCACAAAAATAATTTAGGAAAAAGTCACAAAATAAAAGAGCCGAAAAAACTTAATCGAAGAAATGCAGGTGATCAATCTTTAAATACTCATTTACTCAATGGTTTACTACCAGCTAATTTAATAGAACGTTGTCTAAATAAACTTGATACCACTGCAAAAAGGGTAATTCGAGAACAAGAAAGACGTTTATTAATTGCTGGGTTTATTTTACATGATTTTGAAAAGTTTGATTATCGGTTATTTCCTGAAATGCCAGATAATTATAAAGCAATCAGCCAAGATAAAGAGCAAGACATTCGCAAGTTATCTGTAGATGCCCATCGCAAAATTATAGATATTATAGTCTGTGAATTGGGTCTTGATAAATTTGTTAGTCCTGATGAAGCAACAGCATGGCAAGAATATCGAGATGATTTGTTATTTATTGCCTACAATGCCCAGCGTCGAAATGATACAAATCTCAATGTTTCTGAGTATGGTTTACAGCCAATAATTGATGATTATATCCTGATATGTCTTGCTGATTTAACTTGTTTAGCTGATTTACTTTCCTCAGTTATTAAGCATCCTCAAGATGCAGAACACCAGGGATTAAATGGAATTCTCCACAGCCTCAGTGATGGACAATTAAAATTTACCTATCACAGTATTGCTGAAAATAGAGGGGTTTTAACTAATGTAGTTAACAATGCTTTAATTCAGGCTCATACCAGTCTGAATACAGATGAGCATACCTACTATGAACCTTTGCTATATCTGCCTACGGGTGTAATTTATTTGGCTGAACGTCATGCACCTCCTATTTCACCGCAAGATTTACCAAACCGGGTAGTTGATAATATTAAATCACTTTGTGCAGGACAACTGCGCCTGAGACAAACGGGTTTTGGTAGAGATGGGAAAGGCATGAAATATGCCGAATATTACAACTTATTTTTTGATTCTCCTGGCTTGATGCAGGTAGCTTTAGATGCAACTTTACGCATCTTAAACCCAAACAAAGTTTCAGTTGCTAAAAGTCGCAGTGATAATTTAATTAAATTTCAAAAACAAGGTGTTTTACCTGCTGACTATGACTTTAAATTTGATGATGATATCCGCATTGACCAAATAGCAGAGTTTGGTGATTTAGTTAGTCGCAAAATTTGGGATGAAACCGTAAATCGGATTGCGGATATTCGCAAGAAAAATAAAAATCTGTCAGAAGTACCAACTTTAGAGTTAACGCACAAAGTTGCAGAATTTTGGAACTTGACAGGATACTTACCCCAAATTAGAGAAATTCAGCATATCAACGAAAGTCTCAAAGAAAATAAATTAAAAGGCAATACTGGAGGCGTACCTTATGAATGGTACTATCTCGCAGCTAAATATTTAGAAAATCATCCTGGGATTGAGAGTGTTCGTGAAACTTGTCAGCAAGTGATTCAATATCTCACAGGCTTAATTTCACCCATCATTGCACAGTACGAATTACCCGATGGTTGGGATGATTTAAGACTTTGGGTATCACGCGTTGTGATGTTACCCAATACGAATCGAGAAACATCAGATAAAACTCAAGTCGATACATTTTTAGCTGAGTTGAATAATTATAATGCTGCCAAAAAACCAGGACGGGGAAAACAATTAATTTGCTCAATCTCCCATTCTGCTTATACAGTAACAGAACAGATGGAATCGGCAGTTTTATTTACGCCTCAAGTTTATACAAACAAGCAAATGTTAGGAGGTTCTAACGCTAAACGCAATATCTCTAGTATTGCAGGTGTGGAGATGATGCTGAGGCAAATTTTAATGAATCAAACTCAAGCCGTGGGTAAACGATTTGAAGATGGGAAATATCGCTATCTCTATTTTTACCCGACTTATTATTTCACACCAGAAACCAATAAGTTTTTACAGAAAGCCTACAACGGTATTGCTCAAACTCGTTTTGATACGAGCATCCGTAACCACTTTATTAGTAAAGATTTACAAGCAAACTTAGAACGAGAAAATTATCAAAGTGTAGATGCTTTCTTAATTGATGAAAACTTAGAACGTGATAAAGACCGTACATTTAAACTGTCTTATCCCGAAGACCAACCTTTAACATTTTACTTCATGGCATTACCGCCAGGACGAGATAGCAGCGATACCGAATCTTGGATAATGCCTAGTTGGTTAGCGTTTGCTTTCCCAATGATTTTAGATGTTAAAACTGTGGTGTCTGAGTCACCAATTCCGCCTTTTAATGATGGTGCTGAATTTGAAGAAAGCGTTTTTCTGGATAGTGCGCCTCATGCTTTCCGTGCATTAGTCAGACGCGATCGCTTTCGTCTAGATTACATCCTGGAAGGTTGGGATGAAAACGGCATCCAATACCCCGCACCTCTAAATGTGCTTACCGCCGCCTATGCAATTCACCTTGATGTGAATGCTAGACAAGGTAAATCTGGTTATGATGCCAACTGGGGTAGATTTACTGAACTGGCAAAGGATTTTGAAACCAGTCCTTTGTACGTCTTTTATTACCTCAATCGTTGGGTGCGTAACCAAGGAGTAGAAACAGCACGCATCGAGAAAATTAGGCTTTATGCCTATCATTTTTATCCTTGTTTTGATCCTTATGTGCAGTATGACATGAATACGAAAACGTTGATTGTGAAAGAAGAATCAAGTCTGAATCATCCTAAGAATTTAACAGAGCTTTATCGCCGCTTTTATCGGGCAAATAAGCGTTATAATCCTAAATCTAACGCTGTGTTAAAACCTATTGATATTGCGGCGGAAACTATCCTTAAAGCTGAGTCGAGTGTATTTCAAGGAGAAACCTTAGTTGTAGGAGTAGCAGCAGAAGTTTTCAAACTCATGGATCGCGTTCATGCTTCCACTGCTGAAGGACGCTGGGTAATGAGTAAACGGGAAGAAGAAAGACAAGCTGTGTTGGATTTTGCTAAGTATTTTGTCATCGAAGTATTTGAGAAAGCATTTGCAGGCGATCGCGCACGTTTAGCAGGTCGTCAACTCAATTTAATTCGAGACACTTGTGAGTTTCTTTACCGTCTAGAAGATGACAAAGAAAACGCAGGTAAAGACAATAAGCCTACCGAATCTGATGATGCTTAA